The Cynocephalus volans isolate mCynVol1 chromosome 1, mCynVol1.pri, whole genome shotgun sequence region ggagggaggggctgcaggtGGGCTCATCCCTTTAAGAGGGAAAATGCCTCTGTCTGGTTTACTGGAGGAGGGGAAAGGCGAGGTGGGGGTGGCTTTAGGGGGGAAGGGCAGGGGGTGTTCCCTCCTGCCTGAGGCATCCACTTTGTCCAGGTGTTGAGCTGAAAGAAGGGGGTGTGGGGGGcataggggtgggggtgggaggtttgAGGTGACCATAGAATCCGGGGGCCAGACTCGCACACCGCCCCTGCCGGCTGACCCCCCTTTGGCAGTCTCCCACAAGGGGGCCTGCTTTTCTGGAAGTGCAAGGGGTGCTCTGCAGAGCCCACTTACACCCGTCTGATGTCCAGGACCAACAGACTCAGCTGCGGGTCAGGCCTGAGCTGAGCCAGGGCTGCGCAGAAGGAACCGCCTCTGCACCTGACCTGCCGCAGGCCTCAGGGGGCCGCCTCAGCCCAGCCTGCCCGGGGCCCTCAGGCCGGTGCCCGGGCTCTGGCTCCGTGTCTTCACTCCCGTGTTTGTccgaggagggagggagggacgggggCTGTGCTGGGGTGGCCGGAATAGCACAGGTCACCGGGCCGGCTGGACGAGGtggccaggcagggccagggggctgcaggggaggtcaaggggtgggtgggtggcagtGCCAAGGAACCCCACCCAGAACCTGCACCTGGGAGGAGCACCCTGGGCCTCCTGGGTTTCTTGGGTGTTTTTGGCCTCACCTCTCCTTGTCCCTCCTCAGCCTCTTCCCCTTGTCTgaatggtggggaggagggattgggGGGTCTACCAGGTACCCCAGGAGAGATCAGGAGGGAGGGACACAGCAGGAGGACCGGGCAAGGGATGCCTCTGCCCCTTCTGGCCTGCAAGTGCTTATACCCATGGACCTCCAGTCTGAGTCCTGGGCTTGCCCCCCAATGCCTATGACCAGCAAGCCTGGCCTGGGTGCCTCCTGTCACAGCTGAGCCCAGGCTGGCACCCAGAAGCCCCAGGCTGGCACTGGTTGCCTCCTCTCCTAGAGCACATTGCCCAGCTCACCACCCACCCCAGCACTACCACAAGCCTGGCCAACCCAGGGTGCTCTCCTGCTGTtggagggggaggtgggagggtgtcTCTGGCCAGCATAGGATGGGGGGAGCTCAAAAGGCCCCCTGGCCGTTCCTGCTCTGAACCCTGCCCCTGCTGGGAGGGCCGGGGCTGCATCACGTCTGAGTCAGTAAAGGCGGCCCAGAGTGAAGGACGTTCCCTGGTGGGTGTTCTTGGGTCCCAGCACTCGTTCCCTGGGGGCACCTTCCATCTGTCAGAGAGGAAAGGGGACAGACAGGGACTGGGGCAGGGGCATCTCCACCAGGAGGTCAGGCTCTCAGAGCCAGGATGGACCCAGGAGCCCAGCTCCATCTCTTGCCCCCCGCTGGCTCCCACAAGGCCTGAGACTGTCTCAGACCCCCGCTCCTTCTGGGGCTCACCAGCGGGAGGGCACGGGGGCTTGCTGCTCCCGGCACTGTCAGCCCCAAGGTCAGCCCTGTCCTGAGGTTGAGCATCCCTCCCAGGCCCCGGTTCCCAGCCCGTGCTCCCTCGTGGGCAGCCTGGGATGAGAGCCAGCCCCACCTGATCCTGCCACACCTCCCTGCATCAGAACATTCCAGACTCCAGCAGGAAAAGAGGGCACGGAGGGAGCACTCCAGGCCGACTTGAGAAAGCCCCTggctgcaggggtgggggtgggggtccttcCCGCCTctgcccgcccctcccccagcccggcAGGCACAGAGGCCAGGCCTGGCCCTGCCCCTCTCCACGGCAGAACTCGCCTCAGCTTCCCCGGAGCTCGGGGGCTCGCGCTCTTGGTCTGTCTCCGTCCTTCCAACTGGCACTTGAGGGTTAACTCGGCCCGGGATGGTCACCTAGTCTTCAGTTCCACCACCAGAtggctatggtggaaaggggcttCCTGGGTCCCAGGTCTGAGTGTGGGTGACCCACTCTTCCTGCACAGGACAGCAGGGCCAGCTGCCCAGCCACTCTAGCCTCTGCCACAGCTGCGACTCCTGTCCTGGGCCGCTGATTTCTGGGACCCAGCGGGGCTGCACCCCTGCCCGCTGTGCTGCTGACTCCCTCTGTGGTCCACCTCAGAGCCACCCACCCCTCATGACAGCCTCAGAGCCCAGGGCAGTGCTTCGCAGCCTGCTCCAGCCTCAGCCCTCACACCTGCAGTGCCTGGTACTGAGGACTGTGTCTGGGAGCCCTGCTGACCCGTCCCTCGACCCGACCCCTCGGCACACACCAGGCTCGGCCTCCACCTGTCCACAGTGCCTGACCCTGGCCAGCACCAGGAGGGAGCCCCTCCTCCACGGCTTACAGGCAGAGGTGTGGCCTGGGAGGAGGGGTAGGGTGGATGGGCAAGGGGGTCCCTGGAGCAGTGTAGCTCTGTGGGGGTGGCAGCAGAGCTCTCGGCCCTTCTCcgccagcctcagtttcctggtttATGAGATGGATGAGCACCTGTTTAAACGCACAGCCATGCACATGCTCAGGGCGTCAAGTGGTGTGCTGCAGGTGCTGCAAGGCTCCGTCCTCACTATGCCTCTGAGGCACCAGCAGAGCAGCCTGTCACAGGGTGTAGAGAAGGGGACTCCGGCAAGGGCGCCTGAGGGGGTACAGGGTGTGTCCAGTGGGTGGGGACCTGGGCAGGGCCTGATGGCACAGGCCATGCTGTTTCCCTACCAGACTTGTGCCTGGGCTCCCACAGAGCACTGCCTCTGGCCAGCGCAGAATTGCCCTCGCTGGGCACCCCACAGTTGGTGAGGTCTGCTGTCCTCGTGGGGGCATTTGGTGCCTCCCAAGCTGGCGTGGGGAAAGAGGAGACTTGGGTTCCTTCCTCCCTCATGTCCTCAGCCATGGGTCCAGGCAAGGGGCACCATCAGGTTTGCAAGCCTCTGCCTGGACCTTTGAGTCTGGTaggcctctccccacccccgcaCAGGACCCCAAGGTTGGCTGTTTCCTTGGGGTGCCCGGTAGCAGCAGGGCCGGGGTGCTGGGACATTCAAGGCAACACCCTTGCCCTGGGCTCAGCCTTCTGCTGTCACTGGGGCCCCCTGCCTTGCACCCACCCCTGCGTCCTGCAGAGGAAGCCCAGCCTCTGTGTCCCACTCTGGGAGCTGTGGAACCCAGGCCAGGCCTCGCCCGCCCCTCCCCTCTGTCTTCACCCAGGGGACCCCGAGGGCAGTCGGCACCTGAGCCGTGCCCATCTCAGGGTGGCACATCCCGGGTCTGCCGTCCTCACCATGCAGCCCGGGAGAGGCCTAAGGCCTGTCCCCCTTGCTGCTCACGGCTGTCTCAGTCTCCCAAGACCCCTCCTCTCCTCacgccagcccctccccacaggtGAGCACCTGCGGATCTGCCCCCAGGGCTACACCTGCTGCACCAGCGAGATGGAAGAGAACTTGGCCAACCGCAGCCGCTCGGAGCTGGAGGCCGCACTGCGCGACAGCAGCCTCGCGCTGCAGGCCATGCTCGCCGCCCAGCTACGCAGCTTTGACGGTGAGTGGGGAGTCTGGGGCTCGGGCCCTGCGGGACGGTGGCCTGGCGGGGAGGTCCGGTGTGGGGATTTGACCGGAGGAGGGTGCAGGGGCCTGAGCAGGGGATGTGTAGGCCCCGGAGTGGTCTGCAGGACTCTGCGTTCACCCCGTGCGTGTGCACACTTGGGGAGAGAGGGCCTGGCCCTTCCATCAGCCTGTCAGAGGGGACCATCTGCAGAGGGACAGGCCTTGGCACACATCGTGCCTGCCCCGCCTCCAGGGAGTTCAGCGTGAGGACCGAGATTGGAAGCTGGGGCCCTTTATAGCCAGGGGCAGGAGCCGGGGGGCCCTGCGTAAGCAGCCCCCTGTGGGCCTTGCGTGTCTAGGTCGGTTGCTGTGTTGGAGTCATTCATTCCTCAGCCCCTTGCTCGGCACCTCCAAGGAGTCAGCATGGTGCCCTGGGGTCAGGGGTGTCCATCTGCACTGAGTTCAGAGACACAAGGCCTCTGTGGAAGGAACAGGGCCCAGGCTGAAGTGCTGTCCCTGTGTCTGGGcagagctggggggtggggacagtgaacctgagcaaagaaaataggGAGGGTGGGCACCCTGAGGCCCAGCGGCAGCTCCAGCATGCCCTGGAGGGACGGTTTGGAAACACCAGCAGTGGCCTTCACCAGAGGCTCTGTGGATCCCCATCTTGGCGTTCCTGTCTCTCGGCTCCTGGACATGTGGAGCCAACCCTCCCCTGGCCACCTAGCATGGGGGGTGGGATGCACAGCTCCTCTTggacccctccttcctcctgcccagcTGGGCCCGGGGACTGGGGCTGCCACAGGGTCTGCTGCCCCAGCAAGCCCTCTAGCACAGGGCCTCGCATGGGATCAGCATGGGGGTTGGTCAGGTGACTCTCAGGCCTGACGTCCACTGAGGCTTGGAGCAGAGCCACCCTGCCCTGCATCCCTGAAGCACCTGCATGTGGACCCTCGAGTCCCAGCAACCTGGGTCCCAGGGCCTGTCGGGGAGGGGCAGCCACAGTGTTGAGGACATTCTGAGCAGTCACAGACCCTGACGTCTCACAGAGGGGATGGGATCTGTGCCAGGCATGGGGTTCTGAGAGTGAGTCTGTGCCTGTCTCCCTTTCCCCTGCCAGAGGACCCCATGCTGGAGGTCCCCAGAGCCCTGAGACACGCCAGCTTCTAGAGGGTGTGCTAAGAGCCCAGCAAGGGCACTGaagaggggcaggggcaggaagccCCCCCGGGGTAGGGGGTGGAGGGTCAACGTCCTGGGGACCGATGGGGCACAAGGGGGAGGCGGGCCTAAACAAGGTGAGCGGCTGGGAGGGAAAACAGGCTGAGGGATGCTCTAGCCCTTTTCCCCAGTGTGGTCCCACCCCGCCAGCAGCCCCTTCCCGCTGTCCCCAGTGGGTCACTGAGTCACAGAAAGTCTGTCCCGTGCCCAAGGCCCAGGTCAGAAATGGCCATTGGAGTCTAGTCAAAGTCCTGAGAGAGAAGACCCTCCACCTGGGTGTCTGCACCCTGGGCCAGGACAGCGAGATCTTGGGGAGCCCCGTGGGTGGGCGCAGGGTACATGCAGCCCCTGCAGCCCGGCCCCAGGGCTCGGATGGCCACACAGGAAGCTTGCGTGGGAGCACTGGGTCTCCAGGGCTGCCTCCATCCCAGTCCAGCTGCCAGGGCATGCAGGCGGAGGGTGGGGAGGCGGCCCCAAGCCTGACACCCCTCCCCTGTGCGCAGACCACTTTCAGCAGCTGCTGAACAGCTCAGAGCACACGCTGCAGGCCGCCTTCCCTGGCGCCTTTGGAGAGCTGTACACACAGAACGCCGCAGCCTTCCGGGACCTGTACGCCGAGCTGCGCCTCTACCACCGTGGCGCCGGCCTGCACCTGGAGGACACGCTGGCCGAGTTCTGGGCCCGCCTGCTCGAGCGCCTCTTCAAGCAGCTGCACCCACAGTTGCTGCTGCCCGACGACTACCTGGACTGCCTGGGCAAGCAGGCCGAGGCGCTGCGGCCCTTCGGGGAAGCGCCGCGGGAGCTGCGGCTGCGGGCGGCCCGCGCCTTCGTGGCGGCGCGCACCTTTGTGCAGGGCCTGGGCGTGGCCGGCGAGGTGGTCCGGAAGGTGGCCCAGGTGCGTGCAACTGCCCAGACTCCCAAAGTCCCTCAAGGCCCCCACACTCTGCCCCAGACACATCATAGCCTCCCCCAGACTCTGCCTCCTATGCCTCTGAGCCTCCGTGCCACCCTCCTGGTCCTGGGCCCACAGCCACAGTCCCTCCTGCATCAGCTGCTGCCCAGGCAGGGCCTGCTGCCAGCACAGCCGCAGCCGAGAGCTCTGCTCTGGACTGGCCACCACTGCCCAGCCCCATCGTCAGCCAGGCTGTTTCCAGGGCAGGATGGGAAGGGCTGAAGGGTCCGGGCAGAACGCTGAGCCCAGTGGGGAGGGTTGGGAGGGACCAGAAGAGCTGGGGCTGGAACCCCTGGGGCTCCTGAGGCTGGCGGGCCAGTGGGGTGCCTCGTCCCATTGGGCAGCCCATGCCGGACCCACCTGGGGATAGGGGCGGGTCAATCTCAGTGGGTGCAAGCTGCCTCGCCCTCCAGCTGCAGTCCTTAGCAAGTCACCCTCTACCCCCAAGCCTCGTTTTCCTCGTCTGCATGGCCAGTGGGTCCTCATGCTTCCCTGTGAAGATTAGTGACAACGGTGAGTCCCTGTGACCATTGTGGTCATGAGACTAAGGGCTCCCACAAGGGCTGGGGCCAGGCAGGATCCCACTGCAAGTTGAGGTAGAGCCGAGACTGCCTCTAACTCCATGCAGAGCCTCCCACACTGGGGCTCCCCAGACACACCAGGGCTTTGCAGCCAGGCTCAGGCTGCCTTCCCTCCCCAGGTGCCCCTGGGCCCTGAGTGCTCACGGGCCGTCATGAAGCTGGTCTACTGCGCTCACTGCCTGGGGGTCCCCGGCGCCCGGCCCTGCCCTGACTACTGCCGAAACGTGCTCAAGGGCTGCCTCGCCAACCAGGCCGACCTGGACGCTGAGTGGAGAAACCTACTGGGTGAGCCCCCACGGCCGGAGCGGCCCGGCCTGGCCTGTCACAGGGGCACCTGGACCTGGGAAGGGCTACAGGGTTGAAGGGCAGAGATTCCTTTTGAATGTCCTGAGTGGTGTGCGACTTGGGGCAGCTGCCAGGAGGGAGCCCTGTGGGGTCACAGCTCCCTGTCCTTCCCCACTGAGTGGGTGGCCCAACATGCATGTATGCCAATGTGTCTGtgacatacacacatgcacatacacacgtgTCATTACGTGCGAGCTAACACATGTACATTGACACGTGACAGACTAGCACACATGCGTGCCAACACGTGCAAGCTGGCATGTGCACATACTGATGCGATGAGCCAGTGTCCATGTGCTCTAACATGGAGGGGCTTACATGTGCATGTGCTGACATGAGGCAGGTCAATGTGCATTTGAGCTAACACATGTGTTAGTGGGTACATGTGGTGACACAAGGGTTGCGTGCATCTGAGCTAACTCGTGCTGATGGGTACACGGTCTGGCACAAGGCGAACCAACATGCAAACACATCAGCTCATGTGGGCTAACATGTATATGATATGACGTGGGCAAACAAGCACACATCAGCACCTGCATGAGTTAACATAGACACATGTAGACATACAGCAGGCCTGTGAGCATGCCTGGTATCCTCTGTGTGTGTTCATGTTAGCCTGTGCccctgggcacatgtgcacacaggtgGGTGTGTGCCATGCTGACAAGTGCGTGTGACTTGCATATGTGATCCTAGGCTGGGCCACCCTGCATGTGCACTCATGGGGTCTCTCATACCAACCCAGGCCTTTGGCCCATGCTGTCAAGACTGTATTATTCACTTGCACATATGGTgacacgcatgtgtgtgtgtgtgtgtgtgtgcacgtgtgttaACACCTGTGCCAGACTCCATGGTGATCATCACCGACAAATTCTGGGGCCCATCCGGTGCCGAGAGCGTCATCGGCAGCGTGCACATGTGGCTGGCAGAGGCCATCAACACCCTCCAGGACAACAAGGACACACTCACAGCCAAGGTGAGCAGGAGGGCGTGGCAAGTGCAGGAAAGGGTGTCCCAGTGATGGTCCTGCTGCCCTTGCAGGACCCTGCGGTGTCCCCTCAGGTCATCCAGGGCTGCGGAAACCCCAAAGTCAATCCCCAGGGCCCTGGGCCCGAGGAGAAACGGCGCCGGGGCAAGCTGACACTGCAGGAGAAGCCATCCACGGGTGCGCTGGAGAAGCTGGTGAGTGGCCCTCAACCCGCCTGCTGGCCGTGGCATGCCCTGGGTGTGGGAGGGCAGGACAGGTGGAGCAGGCTGGCCCCAGGCAGCCCACTGGCCTGACTGCTGCCCGGCAGGTCTCTGAGGCCAAGACCCAGCTCCGTGATGTCCAGGATTTCTGGATCAGCCTCCCTGGAACACTGTgcagtgagaagatggccatgAGCCCCGCCAGCGACGACCGCTGCTGGAATGGGATGGCCAAGGGCCGGTAGGTGCCTGCCTGGCTGGTGCGAACGTCGCGCCCCCTGACCCTGTGTGCTTTCAGTGGGGCCCTGGGCCTGGCCCAAGGTACCAGGAGTTGTGTGCACAGGGCCGTGTCCTACATATGACATGCAGAAAGCTGGGCTAGAAAGCCCTCGCCCATGCCGGCTCCCCGCAGCACGCACCTTGCCTGGAGGCCTGCTGGGGGTCTCGGACTACAGAGATCGTGTCCTGCTAGGGCAGTGCACCTTGGCAGGGGCCGGCACAGTTACCTGGGCTCTGACCTCCTTGCCCCAGGTACCTCCCCGAGGTGATGGGTGACGGGCTGGCCAACCAGATCAACAACCCCGAGGTGGAGGTGGACATCACCAAGCCCGACATGACCATCCGGCAGCAGATCATGCAGCTCAAGATCATGACCAACCGGCTGCGCGGTGCCTATAACGGCAACGATGTGGACTTCCAGGACGCCAGTGAGGGCGGGCCCCACCGGGGCTAGGGTGGGGAAGGGTCTTGGGGGACCGAGAGCCATGGGTTGGCCCAGGGGTGTGACAGCCCCACCAGCAGAGGAAGGGTGCAGATGGCCCTCCAGGACCCCCCACCCAGGGATCCCACAGTGGCCCTAagggtgctgctgctgcttcctggGCATGGCCACCAAGCGCCCGTGTCCCACGGTGCTGTTGAGGCCTGGCAAGGGGGCCAGGATATCTGTCCAGCCTTGGCTCAAGTGGGGCCACTGGGAGACAGACCCTGGGAGCGAGAGTCCTTGGGGCTCCCATGAGTCAAGATGCTGTGGTCAGGTTGCAGCTGGCTCTAGGCGTCCATGCCACAAGGATTTTGGGGTCACCTAACACATGCGCCACATGGAGGGATGCTGCACTCAGGGTGTCCAGGTGGGGACAGGCCTGCCAgagcctcctctcctccccaggtGACGACAGCAGTGGCTCAGGCAGCGGCGAAGGCTGCCCGGATGACCTGTGCGGCCGGCGGGCCAGCAAGAAGAGCTCCAGCTCTCGGACGCCCTTGACTCACGCTCTACCCGGCCTGTCGGAACGGGAGGGGCACAATGCCTCGGCCACCGGCTGCCCCCAGCCCTGcactctcctcctgctcctcctcctcactTTGGTCCTCGCAGTGGCCAGGCCCCGGTGGCGGTAACTGCACCCCAGGGACTGAGGCCAAGGGCTGACTTTGCCAAAATGAGAAACAGACAATATTTAATTTCCCTTGGCCTAAAGAAGCTGGGGGCAGGCCCGGAGGAACAGTGGCTGTGTGTACTGGGGACAGGGCTGTGGGGCCATGGTCCCCCAGGCCTGGCCTCGCCTGCCAGCCTGGCTTAGAGTTTTGTATGAAGCCCTCAGGTCAGCTGGGAGCCAGTGTCCCCAAAAGCCATGTCTTTCAGAGACCTCAGGGGCACCTCTGGCTGCCCGCCCCTCCCACAGCTCCCTGCACCACCGCAGAAGCGGCCCCGCCAGGGCCCGCAGGCTGCAGAGGAGGCGGCCTAGCATTGTCCCGCTGGAGACACAGGAGCTTGTGcctttctcctgcttcctctcactGGGGACTCACCACCAGACCCCGCCTGCTTCAGGCGTCAGAAAGTGAGGCCTGCCCTGCAGCCCCCCAAGAAGCCCTGCAAGGGCCACGGGGGGTATCTGCTCTTCCAGGTCTCGTGGGGCCTTTGAGACCATGCATGATTCCTTCCAATGCTGCGAGGGCTCCAAAGCCAGGCCCCCAGCCTCCCTGTGCCACCAAGGGCCCCGGCATCGGGGTGAGAGCCTGCCCCGAGGTCATCCTGAGAAGGCTCCAGGCAAAGGACCTTCTGCGAGGGGTCCCTGGATGCATAGACGAGGTGTGGCCAGCACAGTCACGCCACTGCAGCCTCTGCTCTGTGTCGTGCTTTTGTTTGAGGTGGGGTGCTGTCCCCAACACTCAGAACAGCAGCACGGGCCCTTTGCAGGTATGGGCTGTCCCCTCGCACACAGGCTCACTGAGTTAGGCCGTGCTGGAGTCCAAGCCTGCATGAGGACCTCGACTGCCAGGAGCAGCCTGGTTGCTCCTtgcccctgcccccatccccgcCCAGACCCCTGGCTGACCCCTGGCCACGGGATGCTGGGTGCTGGTGAAACTTCAGCTCAGGGCCAATGAGACCTGGTACTGCAGCCCAAGGGGATGCCTGGGTCCCCTCCTGACCCCGGCCAGCTGTGGTGGGCAGAGGACAGTTAAGGGCTTTTCTGAACATGCATACATTTACAGACACTTCCTGTCCTTGTCTGCTGAGCTGCTGCCTCAGCTCTGCCAAATAGCTTTGGAGAGACCTGGGGCCCACTGTGGACCCTGGCAACCTGTGGCCCTGGGATCTGGGTGCACCCCACCCACTCAGGTCAGGGCCCTCCCTCCTAGGCCCAGGGAGGGCTGGTGTGCTAGCAGCAAGTGGCCCTGCGCAGGCAAGAAAGCCCTCGAGGGCCTGGGGCTGTGGGCCGCCGAGGCAGGGACCACGTCCTGACCTGTGCGGGCCTGAGAAGGCCGCTTAGTGCTTCTTCGCTTTTTGTCACTGGGCTGGGAGGCCCTTCACGGCATGCTGGTCTCCGGCCACAGGTCAGGTCCCCTGGCTCAGCACAGGTGTTCTCTGGAATTGGTCTTGGATGTGTTGGGCCCAGGCACACCCACCCTTACCCTCCTGGTGCCGGGCAGGCTGGGGCTTCCTGCCCTCAGGTGAACCAGCCAGGCCTCAGCTCTGGGACAAGAGGGCGGCTCATGGGTGGCCACTGGTCAGGGCAGTGGCCAGGCCTGCTGCGTCCTTCCTCCACAAGGTCCCCACCACTTGGTGTCAGCGGTGACGTGTGTTGTTTGAGTCCTTGTGTGAATAAAAGGCTGGAGACCCATAGCAGGACAAGGCTATGTGCAGCCGCTCTGATCCTGCCTCATGCAGCCCCCACGGGGCATGTGCGTGTGTGAGCCTGTGCCTGTGGCTATGCAAAGCAGGGCATGACTCAGGGCCtgctgggaggcagggaggggctgggacaCGGGTGGCACCCAGCCATGTGGCCCCAAGACTGCAGGACTGGGTCTGGTGGGATATCCTGATGGTCCAGTGTGTCCACAGTCACCCTGTGTCCCCAGGCAGAGGGTTCTGCATAACTCCTAGGGGTGTAGCTGCCAGCCCCCACACTGCCTTGAGGGCATGCCCTGTGACCCTGCCCCTGTTCCTTTCCGGTCACACTGCCTGTCCTCAGTCCTTGGCCAGAGGCTGGAAAGCCAACACAGCAGCACTCAAAGCAGCACTCCTGTCCTGGACACATGTCACTGGAGGGCTGCTTTATTTGGGAGTCCCAGCCCACAGTGGTGTGCCTGGTAAACATTTAACAGTTTCCATCACCTGGGACCTTGGAGTGCTGAGGGCTCCCAGCGGCTGGGACCCTCTATCCCCATGTGAGTGTGAGGAGCAGGGCCTCCCCAAGCACAGAGGGTGGGCAGCGTGCCCCTGAGAGGGAGACGTGGCTGCAAACACAGCTCTGCTAAGGGTGGCTCCTCCGGGGGTCACcgctctggcaggactggggctTAGCACTGCAGCGTCAGGCCCACGGTGGTGGCCGTGTCCTCACCCGCCTGCCCCTCCATGAGTTCCAGAGAAGCCTGGTACCCAGTGGCCCAGCCACTCCCCTgggaggtgagggtggggggaCGTTCTGTTTCCCATGGGAGGCATCCTCGGCGGCTCAGCAGAACCCGTGGGGGCAGGTGCGCGACTGCATGCTCACTGGTGGCTGTAGGAATAGATGCGTGTCGTCCAGCCCAGCAGAACCTCAGGCTTCTGGGATGCCCCCTTGCCCAGATGCTTCAAGGGCTTCCGCACATTCTCTGTGTTCTTTTTCTGGGACAAATATGCTTTCCCTGTAAGGGAAAGGACACAGGTTAGATGGGTGCCTGGTACAGGACAGCTGGAAGGGCGGGGACAGGACCTGCCTCACTATCTCACAGCCCTGCCTAACCTGGGCCAGACTCTGGATGCCCCTCGAGCTCCTCAGCTCTGCCCACCCACCCTGGTGCTCTCAAGACAGGGAGAGGCCTCTCCCTGCCCTCACTGGCTCTCGGCTCCCTCTGCATTCCTCATGAACATTGGGGAAGCCCTTGACATCCTAGCAACCTAAACGGACAAGCAGAGAGCAGCCAGCTACTCAGAAAGCTTCCCCTGCGCGTTCCAGTCCAGTGGCAGTGGGCGGCCCTGGCAGGCAGCATGGGTGtctgcagcacacacacacacacacactcacctgtACACGTGTGCACATACACTTCCGTGTGCTCACGGAGACACACCCACAGGCACGCACAGATGCACACTGCTCCTCCAGGTGACCCTGAGCATTCCTTTCCCTGGGGGCAAGACCCTCTGCTGAGAAGCATCATCTACAATCCAGAGCCCCTCTAGTTCAGCATGGAGGACTGATTCCCACCTCTAAGTCCACCTTCCCCAACCCCACATCACTGCCTCAGTCACAGAAGGATCATCACCGGGTCATTCATATCCCTGCTGGAAACTGAAGACAGGTAACCAGGCATATGTCGGAGCCATCAAAGAAGAGGCAGAGTGTAGGGGAGGTGACATGGGGCATAGGGGTGGGATACCCAGATATTCCAGCAACAAGGCCGCTGGAGCTTGCCAGAGGGTGGGCCAGGGGCCGGTGACCCCTATAGGCTTCACTGAGATACCAGGTCCACATGGCCAGAAGCCAGCGGTAGTCACTGCCCAGCGGCCATTCCTCTGCACACAGGgaccctccccacaccccacggACAGAGGATTCACTCACCCAGAAAGTGAAACTTTAGTGAATCTAAACTTCCTCCTTTCACATGCCCTGAAAATATGAACAGAGACCTTCACAGTTTCTAGCACAAACCGATTT contains the following coding sequences:
- the GPC1 gene encoding glypican-1 — its product is MELRARCWWLLWAAAALAACARGDPASKSRSCGEVRQVYGAKGFSLSDVPQAEISGEHLRICPQGYTCCTSEMEENLANRSRSELEAALRDSSLALQAMLAAQLRSFDDHFQQLLNSSEHTLQAAFPGAFGELYTQNAAAFRDLYAELRLYHRGAGLHLEDTLAEFWARLLERLFKQLHPQLLLPDDYLDCLGKQAEALRPFGEAPRELRLRAARAFVAARTFVQGLGVAGEVVRKVAQVPLGPECSRAVMKLVYCAHCLGVPGARPCPDYCRNVLKGCLANQADLDAEWRNLLDSMVIITDKFWGPSGAESVIGSVHMWLAEAINTLQDNKDTLTAKVIQGCGNPKVNPQGPGPEEKRRRGKLTLQEKPSTGALEKLVSEAKTQLRDVQDFWISLPGTLCSEKMAMSPASDDRCWNGMAKGRYLPEVMGDGLANQINNPEVEVDITKPDMTIRQQIMQLKIMTNRLRGAYNGNDVDFQDASDDSSGSGSGEGCPDDLCGRRASKKSSSSRTPLTHALPGLSEREGHNASATGCPQPCTLLLLLLLTLVLAVARPRWR